From Herbiconiux flava, one genomic window encodes:
- a CDS encoding Dabb family protein, whose amino-acid sequence MIRHVVAWKVAATEPAEAAAAAAEITRLLASLTSLVPSISSLTVGPNMAYFESNWDVVLVADFETLADLDAYQVHPSHQAVVPQIKALVSQRAAVDFEL is encoded by the coding sequence ATGATCCGACACGTCGTGGCCTGGAAGGTCGCCGCCACCGAGCCCGCGGAGGCCGCCGCGGCCGCCGCCGAGATCACCCGCCTGCTCGCATCGCTGACCTCGCTCGTGCCGTCGATCTCGTCGCTCACCGTCGGGCCGAACATGGCCTACTTCGAGTCGAACTGGGACGTGGTGCTGGTCGCCGACTTCGAGACGCTCGCCGACCTCGACGCGTACCAGGTGCATCCGTCGCACCAGGCCGTGGTGCCCCAGATCAAGGCGCTCGTCTCCCAGCGGGCGGCCGTCGACTTCGAGCTGTGA
- a CDS encoding glutaredoxin family protein, whose product MAAVSLTFIAKPGCHLCDDARAVVREVIGSLAPAVEVEVTELSILDNPALMDEFAEEIPVVMIEGRVHTIWRVEPARLRTALQEAAS is encoded by the coding sequence GTGGCCGCCGTCTCCCTCACCTTCATCGCCAAGCCGGGGTGTCATCTCTGCGACGACGCCCGTGCCGTAGTGCGCGAGGTCATCGGCTCGCTGGCCCCCGCGGTCGAGGTCGAGGTGACCGAGCTGTCGATCCTCGACAACCCGGCGCTGATGGACGAGTTCGCCGAGGAGATCCCGGTCGTGATGATCGAGGGTCGTGTCCACACCATCTGGCGGGTCGAGCCGGCCCGTCTCCGCACCGCCCTGCAGGAGGCCGCCTCATGA
- a CDS encoding beta-glucoside-specific PTS transporter subunit IIABC, producing the protein MKYERDAAAIIAAVGGEENISSLYHCVTRLRFGLRDNAKADQGALQAIAPVMGVNDAGTQYQVVIGNDVPDVYRAIVAELPRLAPAEGADGAGPSEAADTVEPTGNPVKRAFARFLDFISGTFAPILPAIAGAGLLKGVLALINAFGWVDPQSQTFLIFSAIADAVFFFLPVIVAISAARKLGANPYVAGSLGAVLVYPALTALLGAGDPVGLLGIPVTNVSYSYSVIPVLLGVYLMSWVERGLTRVIPSFLKLTVVPMLTLVVVAPITLVALGPLGTFVGNGIAGGINWALDNGGAPAGFVIGALLPLIIMTGMHYALVPFILQNLATLGFDKFLPLTYVQTFATAGAVFGVFLRAKNSQVKALSLSTTFTALMGVTEPALYGLALPLRRPLIASMAGAGVGGAISLGLGVKAYVLAGNGGLPGLPGLVGETFIWAIVGIAVAFVVSTVVAMVLGVDESILARTAETATGAAKAAPAQGAAGAVTGTAAGAAVPASTAAAPDARPAALATTPDARLIGEIVSSPMTGELVSLDDVPDSTFSKRLVGDGTAIRPMVGIVDSPVDGEVVTVFPTKHAIGLRSDSGIEVLIHVGLDTVALKGEGFQSRVAAGDRVHVGDRLLDFDLEAISRTNDPLSVIVITNSGDYGIDPGTTGPVRSGDALIRVTPAATGEPVGATEGAVR; encoded by the coding sequence ATGAAGTACGAACGAGACGCCGCCGCGATCATCGCGGCGGTCGGCGGCGAGGAGAACATCTCCTCGCTGTACCACTGCGTCACCCGCCTGCGCTTCGGCCTGCGCGACAACGCGAAGGCCGACCAGGGCGCGCTGCAGGCCATCGCGCCCGTGATGGGCGTGAACGACGCCGGCACCCAGTACCAGGTGGTCATCGGCAACGACGTCCCCGACGTGTACCGCGCGATCGTCGCCGAGCTGCCGCGGCTGGCGCCCGCCGAGGGGGCCGACGGCGCGGGCCCGTCCGAGGCCGCCGACACCGTCGAGCCCACCGGCAACCCGGTCAAGCGCGCCTTCGCCCGCTTCCTCGACTTCATCTCGGGCACCTTCGCGCCCATCCTGCCCGCCATCGCCGGCGCCGGTCTGCTGAAGGGTGTGCTCGCCCTGATCAATGCCTTCGGCTGGGTCGACCCGCAGTCGCAGACGTTCCTGATCTTCTCGGCCATCGCCGACGCGGTGTTCTTCTTCCTGCCGGTGATCGTCGCGATCTCCGCCGCCCGCAAGCTCGGCGCCAACCCCTACGTCGCCGGCTCCCTCGGCGCCGTGCTGGTCTACCCGGCGCTGACCGCGCTGCTCGGAGCGGGCGATCCGGTCGGGCTGCTGGGCATCCCCGTCACGAACGTGTCGTACTCGTACTCGGTCATCCCGGTGCTGCTCGGCGTGTACCTGATGTCGTGGGTCGAGCGCGGGCTCACCCGCGTCATCCCGTCGTTCCTCAAGCTGACCGTCGTGCCCATGCTCACCCTCGTCGTGGTGGCCCCCATCACGCTCGTCGCGCTCGGACCCCTCGGCACCTTCGTCGGCAACGGCATCGCGGGCGGCATCAACTGGGCGCTCGACAACGGTGGGGCGCCGGCCGGCTTCGTGATCGGCGCGCTGCTGCCGCTGATCATCATGACGGGCATGCACTACGCGCTGGTGCCGTTCATCCTGCAGAACCTGGCCACGCTCGGCTTCGACAAGTTCCTGCCGCTGACCTACGTGCAGACCTTCGCCACCGCCGGCGCCGTGTTCGGCGTCTTCCTCCGCGCGAAGAACTCGCAGGTCAAGGCCCTCTCGCTCTCGACGACCTTCACGGCGCTGATGGGCGTCACCGAGCCGGCCCTGTACGGACTCGCGCTGCCGCTGCGCCGGCCCCTGATCGCCTCGATGGCCGGCGCCGGCGTGGGCGGAGCGATCTCGCTCGGCCTCGGCGTGAAGGCCTACGTGCTCGCCGGCAACGGCGGGCTCCCCGGGCTGCCGGGGCTCGTGGGCGAGACGTTCATCTGGGCGATCGTCGGCATCGCCGTGGCGTTCGTGGTGTCGACCGTGGTCGCGATGGTGCTGGGGGTCGACGAGTCGATCCTGGCGCGCACGGCCGAGACGGCGACGGGGGCGGCGAAGGCTGCGCCCGCCCAGGGTGCGGCGGGTGCGGTCACCGGTACCGCCGCCGGTGCCGCCGTGCCGGCCTCGACTGCTGCGGCTCCGGATGCCCGTCCCGCCGCCCTGGCCACGACGCCCGATGCCCGGCTGATCGGCGAGATCGTCTCGTCGCCGATGACCGGTGAGCTGGTGTCGCTCGACGACGTGCCCGACAGCACCTTCTCCAAGCGCCTGGTCGGTGACGGCACGGCGATCCGCCCGATGGTCGGCATCGTCGACTCCCCGGTCGACGGCGAGGTCGTGACGGTCTTCCCGACCAAGCACGCCATCGGCCTGCGCAGCGACTCGGGCATCGAGGTGCTGATCCACGTCGGGCTCGACACCGTCGCCCTGAAGGGCGAGGGCTTCCAGAGCCGGGTCGCCGCCGGCGACCGCGTGCACGTCGGCGACCGGCTGCTCGACTTCGACCTCGAGGCGATCAGCCGCACGAACGATCCACTGAGCGTGATCGTGATCACGAACTCCGGCGACTACGGCATCGACCCGGGCACGACGGGGCCGGTGCGGTCGGGCGACGCGCTGATCCGCGTCACGCCCGCCGCGACCGGCGAGCCGGTGGGCGCCACCGAGGGGGCCGTTCGATGA
- the aspS gene encoding aspartate--tRNA(Asn) ligase — translation MTEPVSASTRTLVKNLSALDDGPVTVSGWVDTVRDQKKVQFVVLRDESGAVQLVNPRTDDTVEVAETISGLAQGSFITVTGELKHDERVKLGGIEVKLASLEVVTAAIPETPIAADSGIDKRMDWRFLDLRRPEQNLVFRVQTTLEHAWRTYWVEHDFIEIHTPKLMASASESRAELFEVEYFETKAYLSQSPQFFKQMAQPAGFGKVFEVGPAFRADPSFTSRHATEFTSVDAEISWIDSHEDVMQLHEELMVAGLRAVKEKHGEEIKALFDVDIEVPTQPFPRIPLAEAKQIVADRGYVVPREDDDMDPEGERQIAAYVKETYGHDFVFLTDYAASIRPFYHMRNAGDETVTNSYDLVYNGVEISTGAQREHRVEVLIEQAKEKGLDPEELGFYLDFFRYGVPPHGGFGMGLSRVLMLMLHQTNLREVVYLFRGPTRLTP, via the coding sequence GTGACCGAACCCGTGAGCGCCTCAACCCGCACCCTCGTCAAGAACCTCTCCGCCCTCGACGACGGCCCCGTGACCGTCTCCGGGTGGGTCGACACCGTTCGCGATCAGAAGAAGGTGCAGTTCGTCGTCCTGCGCGACGAGTCCGGCGCCGTGCAGCTCGTGAACCCGCGCACCGACGACACCGTCGAGGTCGCCGAGACCATCTCGGGCCTCGCCCAGGGCTCATTCATCACCGTCACGGGCGAGCTGAAGCATGACGAGCGCGTGAAGCTCGGCGGCATCGAGGTCAAGCTCGCGAGCCTCGAGGTCGTCACCGCCGCCATCCCCGAGACGCCCATCGCGGCCGACTCCGGCATCGACAAGCGCATGGACTGGCGCTTTCTCGACCTGCGCCGCCCCGAGCAGAACCTCGTCTTCCGCGTGCAGACCACGCTCGAGCACGCCTGGCGCACCTACTGGGTCGAGCACGACTTCATCGAGATCCACACCCCGAAGCTCATGGCCTCGGCCAGCGAGTCGCGCGCCGAGCTGTTCGAGGTCGAGTACTTCGAGACCAAGGCCTACCTCTCGCAGAGCCCGCAGTTCTTCAAGCAGATGGCGCAGCCCGCGGGCTTCGGCAAGGTCTTCGAGGTCGGGCCCGCGTTCCGCGCCGACCCCAGCTTCACCAGCCGTCACGCCACCGAGTTCACGAGCGTCGACGCCGAGATCTCCTGGATCGACTCGCACGAAGACGTCATGCAGCTCCACGAGGAGCTCATGGTCGCCGGCCTGCGCGCCGTGAAGGAGAAGCACGGCGAGGAGATCAAGGCCCTCTTCGACGTCGACATCGAGGTTCCGACGCAGCCGTTCCCGCGAATCCCGCTCGCCGAGGCGAAGCAGATCGTGGCCGACCGCGGCTACGTCGTGCCCCGCGAGGACGACGACATGGACCCGGAGGGCGAGCGCCAGATCGCGGCCTACGTCAAGGAGACCTACGGCCACGACTTCGTCTTCCTCACCGACTACGCGGCGAGCATCCGCCCGTTCTACCACATGCGGAACGCGGGCGACGAGACCGTCACCAACAGCTACGACCTCGTCTACAACGGCGTCGAGATCTCGACCGGCGCGCAGCGCGAGCACCGCGTCGAGGTGCTGATCGAGCAGGCGAAGGAGAAGGGGCTCGACCCCGAGGAGCTCGGCTTCTACCTCGACTTCTTCCGCTACGGCGTGCCGCCGCACGGCGGTTTCGGCATGGGCCTGTCGCGCGTGCTGATGCTCATGCTGCACCAGACGAACCTGCGCGAGGTCGTCTACCTGTTCCGCGGCCCGACGCGGCTCACGCCGTAG
- a CDS encoding GNAT family N-acetyltransferase, with amino-acid sequence MSSAPSPSPFEVRTERLLLRRWRPDDRPPFAAMNADPEVMRYFPAPLTQSESDALAARADASFAERGYGLWALELRESGEFLGFTGLAPMPDGFGGVEVGWRLARPFWGAGYATEAARASIRFAFDTLGLDEVSSVTSVINERSQAVMRRLGMVPVEHFDSPRVPAGSPLVPHVRYALAAPRPTA; translated from the coding sequence GTGAGCTCGGCGCCCTCGCCATCGCCGTTCGAGGTGCGCACCGAGCGACTGCTGCTGCGTCGCTGGCGTCCGGATGATCGGCCACCCTTCGCCGCGATGAACGCCGACCCCGAGGTGATGCGCTACTTCCCGGCGCCCCTCACGCAGTCCGAGAGCGACGCGCTCGCCGCACGCGCCGACGCCTCGTTCGCGGAGCGCGGCTACGGACTCTGGGCGCTCGAGCTGCGGGAGTCGGGGGAGTTCCTCGGCTTCACCGGCCTCGCGCCGATGCCCGATGGCTTCGGCGGGGTCGAGGTCGGCTGGCGCCTCGCGCGGCCGTTCTGGGGTGCGGGGTATGCGACCGAGGCGGCGCGGGCGAGCATCCGCTTCGCCTTCGACACGCTCGGGCTCGACGAGGTGAGCTCGGTGACTTCGGTGATCAACGAGCGCTCGCAGGCCGTCATGCGCCGGCTCGGCATGGTGCCGGTCGAGCATTTCGACAGCCCCCGTGTGCCGGCCGGCTCACCGCTGGTGCCGCACGTGCGCTACGCACTCGCGGCCCCGCGCCCTACGGCGTGA
- a CDS encoding glycoside hydrolase family 1 protein, with the protein MSAGTAHPESEATAGMTTTPTATDPAPHGATGPFPEGFLWGVAFAANQVEGGFDEGGKGLSQADVIPFRTARDYVDISALMKASDETIAEAAATPGAAGYPKRSGSDFYHRWEGDVELFAELGLSALRMSIAWSRIFPTGVETEPNEEGLLFYERLFSRLRERGIEPVVTMSHYEMPLHLVTEYGGWTNRAVIGHFERYARTIVTRFRGLVHYWLTFNEINTTVIEPYTGGGVIEREPAPGVDPRQASYQALHHQFVASALAVRLVHELDPDARVGCMLARMAHYPASSDPADVVKAQFDNNLNLFHTDVQVRGRYPGTVRRFWRDQGIDVVMEPGDEALLAEGTVDFLSFSYYMSLVSSVSLEKYGATGGNLFSTIKNPHLPTTEWGWHFDPEGLRYVLDDLWDRYGIPLFIVENGLGATDVLEGSAADAAAGTPDTRAVHDPYRVDYFVQHLRQVREAIADGVELLGYTAWGGLDIVSASTSQMTKRYGVVYVDADDLGNGSYDRIRKDSFFWYQRLVATNGAVLDEG; encoded by the coding sequence ATGAGCGCCGGGACCGCGCATCCGGAATCGGAGGCGACCGCGGGGATGACCACGACGCCGACCGCGACCGACCCGGCCCCGCACGGAGCGACCGGGCCGTTCCCCGAGGGGTTCCTCTGGGGGGTCGCCTTCGCCGCCAACCAGGTCGAGGGCGGCTTCGACGAGGGCGGCAAGGGCCTGTCGCAGGCCGACGTCATCCCGTTCCGCACCGCCCGCGACTACGTCGACATCAGCGCGCTGATGAAGGCGAGCGACGAGACCATCGCCGAAGCGGCGGCCACCCCCGGCGCGGCCGGCTACCCGAAGCGGTCGGGGAGCGACTTCTACCACCGCTGGGAGGGCGACGTCGAGCTCTTCGCCGAGCTCGGCCTCTCGGCGCTGCGGATGTCGATCGCCTGGTCGCGCATCTTCCCCACCGGGGTGGAGACCGAGCCGAACGAGGAGGGGCTGCTGTTCTACGAGCGCCTCTTCTCCCGGCTGCGCGAGCGCGGCATCGAGCCGGTGGTGACGATGTCGCACTACGAGATGCCGCTGCACCTCGTCACCGAGTACGGCGGCTGGACGAACCGGGCGGTGATCGGGCACTTCGAGCGGTACGCCCGCACGATCGTGACCCGCTTCCGCGGACTCGTGCACTACTGGCTGACCTTCAACGAGATCAACACGACCGTGATCGAGCCGTACACCGGGGGAGGGGTGATCGAGCGCGAGCCTGCTCCCGGCGTCGACCCGCGGCAGGCCTCCTACCAGGCGCTGCACCACCAGTTCGTGGCGAGCGCCCTGGCCGTGCGACTCGTGCACGAGCTCGATCCGGATGCGCGGGTCGGCTGCATGCTCGCCCGGATGGCGCACTACCCGGCGTCGAGCGACCCGGCCGACGTGGTGAAGGCGCAGTTCGACAACAACCTGAATCTGTTCCACACCGACGTGCAGGTGCGCGGACGCTACCCGGGCACCGTCCGCCGCTTCTGGCGGGATCAGGGCATCGACGTCGTCATGGAACCGGGCGACGAGGCGCTGCTGGCGGAGGGGACGGTGGACTTCCTCTCGTTCAGCTACTACATGAGCCTGGTGTCGTCGGTGTCGCTCGAGAAGTACGGAGCCACGGGCGGCAACCTGTTCTCCACGATCAAGAACCCGCACCTGCCCACCACGGAATGGGGCTGGCACTTCGACCCCGAGGGCCTGCGCTACGTGCTCGACGACCTGTGGGACCGGTACGGCATCCCGCTCTTCATCGTCGAGAACGGTCTGGGTGCGACCGACGTGCTGGAGGGCTCGGCGGCGGATGCGGCGGCCGGCACCCCGGACACCAGAGCCGTGCACGACCCCTACCGCGTTGACTACTTCGTGCAGCACCTCCGCCAGGTGCGGGAGGCGATCGCCGACGGCGTGGAGCTGCTCGGCTACACGGCGTGGGGCGGGCTCGACATCGTCAGCGCCTCGACCTCGCAGATGACGAAGCGGTACGGCGTCGTCTACGTCGACGCGGACGACCTGGGGAACGGGTCGTACGACCGCATACGGAAGGACAGCTTCTTCTGGTACCAGCGGCTGGTCGCGACGAACGGGGCGGTGCTCGACGAGGGCTGA
- a CDS encoding PRD domain-containing protein, translated as MRGEAMIVRRVLNNSVVDALDDSLQEVIVFGRGIGFASKPGDTIDQSMIEKIFRLDDDAASRHFASIVGSVPADVLSATADLVTRARAELTAKISDSLYASLADHLSFAVQRVRSGEQFTVPLAVEVQRFYPSEYAFARSAVAELNSRLGIELPPEEATSIALHVINAQVGGAADSATRMMELTRSVLDIVRLHFGLDYRDDDPAYLRFVTHVRFFAQRVLLGESVQRDDAELLQLLRTQKPAAFVSVDKVDAFVMRSHGHAMSASEKVYLGLHIANFL; from the coding sequence TGGTCGACGCGCTCGACGACTCCCTGCAGGAGGTCATCGTCTTCGGCCGGGGCATCGGCTTCGCGTCGAAGCCCGGCGACACGATCGACCAGTCGATGATCGAGAAGATCTTCCGGCTCGACGACGACGCCGCCAGCCGGCACTTCGCCTCGATCGTCGGCAGCGTGCCGGCCGACGTGCTCTCGGCCACCGCCGACCTCGTGACCCGGGCTCGCGCCGAGCTGACGGCGAAGATCAGCGACAGCCTCTACGCCTCGCTCGCCGACCACCTCTCCTTCGCCGTGCAGCGCGTGCGCTCAGGCGAGCAGTTCACGGTGCCGCTCGCCGTGGAGGTGCAGCGCTTCTACCCGAGCGAGTACGCCTTCGCCCGCAGCGCGGTGGCCGAGCTGAACAGCCGGCTCGGCATCGAGCTGCCACCCGAGGAGGCGACGAGCATCGCCCTGCACGTGATCAACGCGCAGGTGGGCGGAGCCGCCGACAGCGCGACACGCATGATGGAGCTCACCCGCTCGGTGCTCGACATCGTGCGCCTGCACTTCGGGCTCGACTACCGCGACGACGACCCGGCCTACCTCCGCTTCGTCACGCACGTGCGCTTCTTCGCCCAGCGGGTGCTGCTCGGCGAGTCGGTGCAGCGCGACGACGCAGAGCTGCTGCAGCTGCTGCGCACGCAGAAGCCGGCGGCGTTCGTGTCGGTCGACAAGGTCGACGCCTTCGTGATGCGCAGTCACGGCCACGCGATGAGCGCCTCGGAGAAGGTCTATCTCGGGCTGCACATCGCCAACTTCCTGTAG